The proteins below are encoded in one region of Euryarchaeota archaeon:
- a CDS encoding PKD domain-containing protein, which yields MARRAAFLTMTLLMAVAFAGAGAGPDAQTPDPRIDNGQTIDITAVEHPALIVPGKVFYVNVTAKNKASVDHSFGLFVVIYRIEPDGSCDSGTGDAYLERVSAFVKSVDLKAGEETTIRGEENHWAHQVSVERGLATGEYEVCAWAESFKKGTMENPVFPWFYDYFPYRQALRATNAAPNVTIAPGPVTVEPNVAVAFAASATDADGDTVSFKWDFGDGTKGEGEAPSHAFRLEGNFTVNAIASDGFDVATATRTISVDAPDGANPTPDVSLPLVVAGAALVALARSRTRR from the coding sequence GTGGCGCGACGGGCCGCATTTTTGACGATGACCCTGTTGATGGCGGTCGCCTTCGCGGGGGCAGGCGCTGGGCCCGATGCCCAGACACCCGACCCGCGGATAGACAATGGCCAGACCATCGACATCACGGCGGTCGAGCATCCGGCGCTCATCGTCCCGGGAAAAGTGTTTTACGTGAACGTGACGGCGAAGAACAAGGCGTCGGTCGATCACTCGTTCGGCCTTTTCGTGGTCATATACAGGATCGAGCCCGACGGGTCTTGCGACAGTGGGACCGGTGATGCTTACCTGGAACGCGTGTCCGCCTTCGTGAAGTCGGTCGATCTCAAGGCCGGGGAGGAGACGACGATCCGCGGCGAGGAGAACCATTGGGCGCACCAGGTCTCGGTGGAACGAGGCCTCGCAACGGGCGAGTACGAGGTCTGCGCGTGGGCGGAGAGCTTCAAGAAAGGGACGATGGAAAACCCCGTGTTCCCGTGGTTTTACGATTATTTCCCGTACCGCCAAGCCCTTAGGGCGACGAATGCCGCCCCCAACGTCACGATTGCGCCGGGGCCCGTCACTGTCGAGCCGAACGTCGCCGTGGCGTTCGCGGCGAGTGCCACCGACGCAGACGGCGACACCGTGTCCTTCAAGTGGGACTTCGGCGACGGCACGAAAGGAGAAGGTGAAGCGCCGAGCCACGCCTTCCGGTTGGAGGGGAATTTCACGGTCAACGCGATCGCGAGCGATGGTTTCGACGTCGCGACGGCCACCCGGACCATATCGGTGGACGCACCCGACGGGGCCAATCCCACTCCAGATGTGTCCTTGCCCCTGGTCGTCGCTGGAGCGGCGTTGGTCGCGCTCGCACGCTCAAGGACGCGGCGCTGA
- a CDS encoding 30S ribosomal protein S15, giving the protein MTKKHARKESVPRERLPRRAKAAGFSNLDKTEIEETVVKLAREGKTTAMIGTILRDLYAVPDVRQATGRTIMEILSENKIVFDIPEDLQALMKRALNLRRHLEAHRKDNNNGRGLLLIESRIRKLAHYYRAKGSLPADWKYSAITAKLTVE; this is encoded by the coding sequence GTGACCAAGAAACACGCAAGGAAGGAATCCGTCCCGCGCGAGCGTCTGCCGCGCAGGGCGAAGGCTGCCGGTTTTTCGAACCTTGACAAGACCGAGATCGAGGAGACCGTCGTGAAGCTTGCCCGCGAAGGCAAGACGACCGCCATGATCGGCACGATTCTCCGCGACCTCTACGCCGTGCCGGACGTTCGCCAGGCGACGGGCCGCACGATCATGGAGATCCTTTCCGAGAACAAGATCGTCTTCGATATCCCGGAGGACCTCCAGGCCTTGATGAAGCGGGCGCTCAACCTACGGCGCCACCTCGAAGCCCATCGGAAGGACAACAACAACGGCAGGGGACTCCTGCTCATCGAATCACGGATCAGGAAACTCGCACACTACTACCGTGCCAAGGGGAGCCTGCCCGCGGACTGGAAGTACAGCGCGATCACGGCGAAGCTCACCGTTGAGTGA
- a CDS encoding fibronectin type III domain-containing protein, giving the protein MNPLYSCKGSGRERRKTASFLPTLIVALLTLQVVLPTFSETALADSGSVMAESADLPSKRWGTSAVFTGTHAFLFGGSNGGPAFYDDIQRFDPEGATWATMGARLPSGRADTSAVWTGSKVYIFGGRDRNGTDLDDILEYDPALDVLTVAPAKLPQPMTRTSAIWAEPDAYVFGGFNAVSRSYSTKIFRYSPATGSVTVIPAALPSPRCCTSAIYDGSKGHIFGGYDGGNRSDQILRFDPVVGALTVSAARLPTPRAYTSAVWNGEHAYVLGGTECLENCHDVDEVVRYETTAGGVVKMSATMWPPVTYASAVWMGDEAYVFGGLWRQSVRDEVWSYNIAPGAPRYAYATTKNAHGSLEVLWLPPFTNSYSSPLHGYRLYRGTAPDALAELATMGNRTTYTDQPLPDNTTFYYQLAAFNSRGDGAKSAIISARTLARSVPTVPLALTVLPGPSPGKITVSWNPPAKDSGAPILAYRVYRGETNTTHPFLTEIGNVTSFVDQGLGHGAKRFYRVSAVNGPGEGPLASAQGGTTFNVSSKPLSFQALPGPAMGQVKLSWKAPADDGRREITGYNIYRGTSPGALGLVGTLSPKMLLLDEKGLPDATIHYYEVVAVNAMGEGEAATAAASTYVDTVPEMPRELTASRGNNTAAFNTVNLAWKSPIDNGGPPTIGYYIYRSDDSGAPGKLIEVGATGVYVDTEVEPLTKYYYRIGAKNILGAGIFTDRVGVVTGYNPKVCSCSPGAGAYDDRDADGQKDNGEDLRP; this is encoded by the coding sequence ATGAACCCCCTCTATTCTTGCAAAGGTTCTGGAAGAGAACGACGCAAGACAGCGTCTTTCCTGCCAACGCTCATAGTCGCACTGCTGACTCTCCAAGTCGTCCTTCCGACGTTCTCGGAGACCGCGCTCGCCGACAGCGGCAGCGTCATGGCGGAGTCGGCCGACCTGCCTTCTAAACGATGGGGAACGAGCGCCGTCTTCACGGGGACGCACGCTTTCCTTTTCGGCGGCAGTAACGGCGGCCCGGCTTTCTACGACGACATCCAACGCTTCGATCCCGAGGGCGCGACGTGGGCCACGATGGGGGCGAGGCTCCCGTCCGGTCGCGCCGACACTAGTGCGGTCTGGACCGGGTCGAAGGTCTACATCTTCGGAGGACGCGACCGCAACGGCACCGACCTCGACGACATCCTCGAATACGACCCGGCCCTCGACGTCCTGACGGTCGCGCCGGCGAAGCTCCCGCAACCGATGACGCGGACAAGCGCCATCTGGGCCGAGCCGGACGCCTACGTGTTCGGTGGGTTCAACGCCGTTTCCCGATCCTACTCCACGAAGATCTTCCGTTACTCGCCCGCCACCGGGTCCGTCACCGTCATACCGGCAGCCCTTCCCTCGCCACGATGCTGTACGAGTGCGATCTACGATGGGTCGAAGGGTCACATATTCGGCGGTTACGACGGGGGGAACCGGTCCGACCAGATACTCCGTTTCGACCCAGTGGTGGGCGCGCTCACGGTCTCGGCGGCAAGACTCCCGACGCCACGCGCGTACACAAGCGCCGTCTGGAACGGGGAGCACGCGTACGTCTTGGGCGGCACCGAGTGCCTGGAGAATTGCCACGACGTCGACGAGGTGGTCCGCTATGAGACCACCGCCGGGGGCGTCGTCAAGATGAGCGCGACGATGTGGCCACCTGTCACCTACGCGAGCGCCGTCTGGATGGGGGACGAGGCCTACGTCTTCGGCGGATTGTGGCGGCAGTCGGTGCGCGACGAGGTGTGGTCCTACAACATAGCGCCCGGAGCGCCGCGCTACGCGTACGCCACGACCAAGAACGCCCATGGTAGCCTCGAGGTCCTCTGGCTTCCCCCCTTCACGAACTCCTATTCGAGTCCGCTCCATGGTTACCGCCTCTACCGTGGGACGGCGCCGGACGCTTTGGCGGAGCTCGCGACGATGGGGAACCGCACGACCTACACCGACCAACCCCTCCCCGACAACACCACGTTCTACTATCAGTTGGCCGCGTTCAATTCACGGGGCGACGGCGCCAAGAGCGCGATAATCTCGGCTAGGACCCTCGCCCGCTCGGTGCCCACTGTCCCGCTCGCCCTGACCGTCCTTCCTGGCCCTTCGCCCGGCAAGATCACGGTGTCGTGGAACCCACCCGCGAAAGACTCCGGCGCGCCCATCCTCGCCTACCGCGTATATCGCGGCGAAACGAACACGACGCATCCTTTCCTCACGGAAATCGGCAACGTCACGAGTTTCGTCGACCAGGGCCTCGGGCACGGCGCGAAACGGTTCTACAGGGTGAGCGCGGTGAACGGGCCGGGCGAAGGCCCGCTCGCTAGCGCCCAGGGCGGAACGACGTTCAACGTCTCCTCGAAACCCCTTTCGTTCCAGGCCCTTCCGGGCCCCGCGATGGGGCAGGTAAAACTCTCCTGGAAAGCGCCCGCGGACGACGGTCGTAGAGAGATAACGGGCTACAACATCTACCGCGGCACATCGCCGGGGGCGTTGGGCCTTGTCGGGACGCTATCGCCGAAGATGCTTCTACTCGACGAGAAGGGGCTTCCCGACGCGACGATTCACTACTACGAGGTGGTCGCCGTGAACGCGATGGGCGAGGGCGAGGCCGCAACGGCGGCAGCGAGCACGTACGTGGACACGGTGCCGGAGATGCCGAGGGAACTCACGGCGTCTCGTGGCAACAACACGGCCGCGTTCAACACGGTGAACCTCGCGTGGAAGTCCCCGATCGACAATGGGGGACCACCGACGATCGGCTACTACATCTACCGGTCCGACGACTCGGGGGCGCCGGGAAAACTCATCGAGGTGGGTGCCACAGGCGTCTACGTGGACACGGAGGTGGAGCCGCTCACGAAGTACTACTACCGCATCGGCGCGAAGAACATACTCGGAGCGGGCATCTTCACGGACAGGGTGGGTGTGGTGACCGGCTACAACCCCAAGGTCTGCAGCTGCTCGCCCGGCGCCGGGGCGTACGATGACCGCGACGCCGACGGACAGAAAGACAACGGCGAGGACCTGAGACCCTGA
- a CDS encoding tRNA-dihydrouridine synthase family protein, with protein sequence MREPLHPMEIGDVRLPNNLVLSPMAGFSDLPFRVLCRRHGAGLVSSEMVAAGAVAAFGGGEAAAREHKKKRALARMLTCAEERPTSIQLFGTDPVSLAAAAKEAERDCEILGFNMGCPAWQIKNQGCGAALLDHPEKAEDLVTAIKSASRKPLLVKLRAGNTGRIDVASLGRRLEAAGADAFILHARTAAQGYGGKADWTVVRDFKDGVGVPVLLNGDVVDGPSASRALLKSGADGIALGRGTLGDPHVFRRIAHFLATGHELPAPTAAERLLDFQEYARMALEIGLPRQHVLEQANQFTRGLRGATKMRAGWQRGATVEKVLRDFEAFVDGRLVTAL encoded by the coding sequence ATGCGAGAGCCGCTTCACCCGATGGAGATAGGAGACGTCCGCCTCCCGAACAATCTCGTCTTGAGCCCCATGGCGGGCTTCTCGGACCTCCCCTTCAGGGTCCTTTGCCGCCGCCACGGCGCTGGACTCGTCTCATCCGAGATGGTCGCCGCCGGCGCTGTCGCGGCCTTTGGCGGCGGCGAAGCGGCCGCGCGAGAGCATAAGAAGAAACGCGCGCTCGCCCGGATGCTCACTTGCGCGGAGGAGCGTCCGACGAGCATCCAACTTTTCGGGACCGATCCCGTTTCGCTCGCGGCGGCCGCGAAGGAAGCGGAGCGCGACTGCGAGATCCTGGGCTTCAACATGGGCTGCCCCGCATGGCAGATCAAGAACCAAGGATGCGGCGCCGCGCTACTCGATCACCCGGAAAAGGCCGAGGACCTTGTGACGGCCATCAAGAGCGCTTCGCGAAAACCCCTTCTTGTGAAACTGCGCGCCGGAAACACGGGTCGCATCGACGTCGCGTCACTCGGGCGTCGCTTGGAAGCCGCCGGCGCGGACGCGTTCATCCTTCACGCGAGGACGGCGGCGCAAGGGTACGGGGGGAAGGCGGACTGGACGGTGGTGCGCGATTTCAAGGACGGCGTCGGAGTCCCGGTCCTCCTCAACGGCGACGTCGTCGATGGCCCCTCCGCTTCGAGAGCCCTCTTAAAGAGCGGCGCAGACGGCATCGCGCTAGGACGCGGGACCCTCGGGGACCCGCACGTATTCAGACGCATCGCCCACTTCCTCGCAACCGGCCACGAGCTTCCAGCGCCCACCGCCGCCGAGCGCCTCCTCGATTTCCAGGAGTACGCCCGGATGGCGTTGGAGATCGGGCTTCCAAGGCAGCACGTCTTGGAGCAAGCGAACCAGTTCACAAGGGGGCTACGCGGCGCGACGAAGATGAGGGCCGGGTGGCAGCGCGGGGCGACCGTGGAAAAGGTCCTCCGCGATTTCGAGGCGTTCGTGGACGGTCGCCTCGTCACGGCTTTATAA
- the maf gene encoding septum formation protein Maf, which produces MARGHSTQGSRDLVVLVLASGSPRRRELLTSLGLEFVTADPRVDETLPLDSPPEAGVVAIAWRKVDAALKRHEADSISTSDHLLAADTIVVHEGRVYGKPETAATAKTTLRSLSGKTHSVMTGIALRSPEGRRFDACEVTEVTLDALSDTRIDSYVSTGEPLDKAGAYAIQGRGASLVAGIRGDYFNVVGLPLRRTLALLQEAAYPLPSHLRLHE; this is translated from the coding sequence ATCGCACGGGGCCACTCGACGCAAGGGAGCCGTGACCTTGTGGTGCTCGTCCTCGCCAGCGGCTCGCCCCGTAGGCGCGAACTACTTACGTCGCTCGGTCTCGAGTTCGTGACGGCCGACCCCCGCGTGGACGAGACCCTTCCATTGGATTCGCCGCCCGAGGCAGGCGTGGTCGCGATCGCTTGGCGCAAGGTCGACGCGGCGTTGAAACGGCACGAGGCCGACTCGATCTCCACGTCCGACCACCTACTTGCTGCCGACACGATTGTCGTCCACGAGGGGCGAGTCTACGGAAAGCCCGAGACCGCGGCCACGGCCAAAACGACTTTACGCTCGCTTTCCGGGAAAACGCACAGCGTCATGACGGGCATCGCCCTTCGCTCGCCCGAGGGGCGACGCTTCGACGCCTGCGAGGTCACAGAGGTCACCCTGGATGCCCTTTCGGATACCCGGATCGATTCTTACGTCTCCACGGGCGAACCCCTCGACAAGGCCGGAGCGTACGCGATCCAAGGGAGGGGCGCTTCGCTCGTCGCCGGGATCCGCGGCGACTACTTCAACGTCGTCGGGTTGCCGCTGCGGCGCACGTTGGCGCTTCTTCAAGAGGCGGCCTACCCTTTGCCCTCGCACCTTAGACTTCATGAATAA
- a CDS encoding adenylosuccinate synthase — MPVTVVVGAQWGDEGKGKVVDYYASRFDVIARYQGGNNAGHTVVVGGHTYKFQHLPSAITHKDKQCVIGNGVVIDPKVLLEEMDRLKTTGHTAENLSISDRAHVILPHHRALDEALEGAGGGIGTTKRGIGPTYSDKISRMGLRAGDLVDRDALSRRLKAIYPSRETLMSAFGAKAPSMEAVLEEYALYGERLRPHVKDTILLLNNAVERGAEVLLEGAQGTMLDVDFGTYPFVTSSSTTAGGASTGTGIPPNAVDEVIGIVKAYTTRVGSGPFPTELHDAAGEHLVRVGKEVGTVTGRKRRCGWLDLVVLKHASRVNGLTGLAITKLDVLAGLPSIKVCESYRLDGKEVREVPASIDRFAEVEPVYKELKGFGQLDPLAVEKDRHKGLQSLPESAQKYVNYVSKQLAVPVVMVSYGPRREDTLDLL, encoded by the coding sequence ATGCCCGTAACCGTCGTCGTAGGCGCCCAATGGGGAGACGAAGGCAAAGGCAAGGTCGTCGATTATTACGCGTCGCGCTTCGACGTCATCGCCCGTTACCAAGGCGGAAACAACGCCGGGCACACGGTCGTGGTCGGGGGCCACACCTACAAGTTCCAGCATCTGCCGAGCGCCATCACGCACAAGGACAAGCAGTGCGTGATCGGAAACGGCGTCGTCATCGACCCGAAAGTACTTCTCGAAGAGATGGACCGGTTGAAAACGACCGGCCACACGGCTGAGAACCTCTCGATAAGCGACCGCGCGCACGTGATATTGCCCCACCACAGGGCGCTCGACGAGGCGCTCGAAGGCGCCGGCGGCGGCATCGGCACGACGAAGCGCGGGATCGGCCCCACCTACAGCGACAAGATCTCCCGCATGGGGCTGCGGGCCGGCGACTTGGTCGATCGGGACGCATTGTCGCGCCGCCTCAAGGCCATTTACCCCTCGCGTGAGACGCTCATGAGCGCGTTCGGGGCGAAAGCGCCGTCCATGGAAGCGGTCTTGGAAGAGTACGCGCTGTACGGTGAACGCCTACGCCCCCACGTCAAGGACACGATACTCCTCCTCAACAACGCGGTCGAGCGGGGCGCAGAGGTCCTTCTCGAAGGCGCCCAAGGGACGATGCTCGACGTGGACTTCGGCACCTACCCTTTCGTCACGTCCTCATCGACGACGGCCGGCGGCGCCTCGACGGGGACGGGCATCCCGCCGAACGCCGTGGACGAGGTCATCGGCATCGTGAAGGCCTACACGACGCGCGTTGGGAGCGGGCCGTTCCCGACGGAACTCCATGACGCGGCGGGAGAGCATCTCGTAAGGGTCGGGAAAGAAGTGGGGACGGTGACGGGGCGAAAGCGCCGTTGCGGGTGGCTAGACCTCGTCGTCCTCAAGCACGCCTCGCGGGTCAACGGCCTCACGGGCCTTGCGATCACGAAACTCGACGTCCTCGCGGGCCTTCCCTCGATCAAGGTCTGCGAATCGTACAGGTTGGATGGCAAGGAGGTGCGCGAGGTGCCGGCGTCGATCGACCGGTTCGCCGAGGTCGAACCCGTGTACAAGGAGCTCAAGGGCTTCGGCCAGTTAGACCCGCTCGCCGTGGAGAAGGACCGGCACAAGGGGCTCCAATCGCTTCCCGAAAGTGCGCAGAAGTACGTGAACTACGTGTCAAAGCAGCTTGCCGTCCCCGTCGTGATGGTTAGCTACGGGCCGCGTAGAGAAGACACCCTAGACCTACTGTAA
- a CDS encoding DMT family transporter, translating into MERPPRWALGALLALSICAVSTASVMILLANAPPLAVAFYRLAFATLILAGPVALFYRAELKGILGRDALALLVTGLVLALHFATWITSLSLTSVASSLVLVTLHPAIVGGITQFYYKERLAGRAWWGIGAAMMGAVIIGVGDSGLGDTRLVGDLLAFTGGACAALYFLAGRRLRQRVPLLPYAFVVYLACSLFLALFMVAAKTPFTGYSTDQYLWFVALAAVPMILGHTVINYLLKWLPAPLVSTSILGEPVGSVALAFVVLGQVPPVTSVVGGAVILVSVYFVSRALDKG; encoded by the coding sequence GTGGAGAGGCCTCCCCGCTGGGCCCTTGGCGCCCTACTCGCGTTGAGCATCTGCGCCGTGTCGACGGCGAGCGTCATGATCCTCCTCGCAAACGCGCCTCCGCTCGCCGTCGCCTTCTACCGGCTTGCTTTCGCGACGTTGATCCTCGCCGGGCCGGTGGCCCTCTTCTACCGGGCCGAGCTCAAGGGAATCCTGGGGCGGGACGCGCTAGCGCTACTCGTCACCGGTCTTGTCCTCGCCCTCCACTTCGCCACGTGGATAACGTCGCTCTCCCTCACGTCGGTGGCGTCGAGCCTTGTGCTTGTGACGCTTCACCCGGCGATCGTCGGCGGCATCACGCAGTTCTACTACAAGGAGCGGTTGGCGGGAAGGGCCTGGTGGGGGATCGGGGCGGCGATGATGGGTGCTGTCATAATAGGTGTCGGCGACAGCGGCCTCGGCGACACGAGGCTCGTCGGTGACTTGCTCGCCTTCACCGGGGGGGCGTGCGCCGCCCTGTATTTTCTCGCAGGTCGTAGGCTTCGCCAACGGGTCCCCCTTCTTCCCTACGCGTTCGTCGTCTACCTCGCTTGCTCGTTATTCCTCGCGCTTTTCATGGTCGCCGCGAAAACGCCATTCACAGGCTATTCGACGGATCAGTACCTCTGGTTCGTGGCTCTCGCGGCCGTGCCCATGATCCTCGGCCACACGGTCATCAATTATCTCCTGAAGTGGCTCCCCGCGCCCCTGGTCTCGACGAGCATCCTAGGCGAACCAGTGGGCTCGGTGGCGCTCGCCTTCGTCGTCTTGGGCCAGGTCCCGCCGGTGACGTCGGTCGTCGGCGGCGCCGTGATCCTCGTGAGCGTGTACTTCGTCTCGCGCGCCCTCGACAAGGGATGA